The proteins below are encoded in one region of Candidatus Flexicrinis proximus:
- a CDS encoding methyltransferase domain-containing protein → MPNSTNTVLFEAEVLPGLERFAVSELRRRLVGANFFVPQSGGVPFSYPGPMSDLASPRTVTAVYQVLRLDVPRPKAFLGHQVFTRIVSSIRSIIGGQAGFRTLSLDAAGADSAVMLRVKRELALAVGLEETSEKGDLHIRVRRTKESDSWDILIRLTPRPLATRSWRIHNFQGALNAAVAAAMADMTTPAEGDSVLNLCCGSGSLVIERAFRTSSRLLIGVDNDSRVLQLANEHLEAAMLSDARLICGDVTELPLPSSAFDVLLADIPFGQLVGSHQVNKKLYPALMKEAARVACRGARFALITHEKRLIGDVIAAQSAWTVHDRIPVNLNGLHPDILVLRRE, encoded by the coding sequence ATGCCTAACTCAACCAATACTGTGCTGTTTGAAGCCGAAGTCCTTCCCGGACTTGAGAGATTTGCCGTAAGTGAGCTGCGCCGCCGACTGGTTGGGGCCAATTTCTTCGTCCCTCAAAGCGGCGGCGTTCCCTTTAGCTATCCGGGGCCGATGAGTGACCTGGCGAGTCCTCGTACCGTCACTGCGGTCTACCAGGTGTTGCGGCTTGACGTCCCCCGCCCCAAGGCGTTTCTCGGACATCAGGTGTTCACAAGGATCGTTTCCTCGATCCGATCGATTATTGGCGGACAGGCCGGTTTCAGGACCCTCAGTCTCGATGCAGCCGGGGCCGATTCGGCAGTGATGCTGCGCGTGAAACGAGAACTTGCGCTAGCGGTGGGCCTGGAGGAGACATCAGAGAAAGGAGATCTGCACATTCGGGTTCGGCGGACGAAAGAATCGGACTCCTGGGACATTCTCATTCGGCTCACGCCTCGCCCGCTTGCGACTCGTTCCTGGCGAATTCACAACTTCCAGGGCGCGCTCAACGCGGCTGTGGCAGCGGCAATGGCCGATATGACCACACCCGCCGAGGGAGACAGTGTACTGAACCTTTGCTGCGGGTCAGGTTCATTGGTAATTGAGCGCGCATTCCGTACCTCCTCAAGGCTGTTGATCGGCGTTGACAATGACAGTAGAGTCCTGCAGCTTGCGAACGAACACCTTGAAGCCGCCATGCTCAGTGATGCGCGCCTGATCTGTGGGGATGTGACGGAACTGCCGCTGCCCTCATCAGCCTTCGACGTCTTGCTGGCGGATATCCCGTTCGGCCAGCTGGTTGGCAGCCATCAGGTGAACAAGAAGCTCTATCCGGCGCTGATGAAAGAAGCGGCTCGTGTGGCGTGTCGCGGCGCGCGCTTTGCTCTGATAACCCACGAGAAACGACTGATTGGCGATGTCATTGCGGCGCAGTCAGCATGGACGGTTCACGATAGAATTCCGGTTAATCTGAACGGTCTCCATCCAGATATCCTTGTGCTTCGGCGCGAATAG
- a CDS encoding GAF domain-containing protein, with the protein MRMSNFRSAARVIVALMAALSVGMLFAAVQSFNSTATSTGLSSLALYSAITLVISGVLFVWLVLIDLRIAFQRVHHDADVQKSMSAVNHSLVERQNAQIEQLALLNQVVATLSGTLSPDTLVDHIISCASVLTDATGYTMYINWSDRFELVRSVGLQGVQISAVTDPLLVQVANIDKQEQSMLVISDLATDPRASILRASSVQSHFSSVIELPLTAGGELLGMMGLYYPRRVAPDDAGLEFLKTFTTQSAQALYNARQYVAANEAFQRNAERLMTLAVLSRSLSSSVDVNSMCGQVLDEMMVATGAGTGLLVLLDDFASTPQIGAIRGLPDDREQYAEVMVALQRIDPASGAYVVRRDTHSIGLPPFLTENAQSMLIVPMIQSSFLFGAIWLESVSTDVFDSEDIRFVEQISNQAVIALENARLFQRLEGDRERLARLLDTMVEGIMMIDRQGDVVLANPRMTIVELPADNLLNTNFLALLEDTRLNFAERVGFASQEEAADFVIHMEDHLNEPEVKSYTLENGSADRYVERKIVPVSSGDKVLGLMLVFYDRSDQKELERSREELTNMIVHDLRSPLTAVTTSLRLLHDMIPHNSPYWPVVESTTEVSRRAVKKILNRVNSLLDIAKLQTGGLSVTRESIPFKRLIDAVVEELQPLAREMQIELVITGDGESPTLSVDIDKTERVLLNFVDNALKYSPMNTRVTIRYYKPEVTEGGTFVRVDVCDQGPGIPNEYKARLFDSFVQVQGRRSSRGGVGLGLTFAKLTVEAHGGRVWIEDNQGGGSVFAFTLPVV; encoded by the coding sequence ATGCGGATGAGCAATTTCAGATCGGCAGCGCGTGTAATCGTTGCGCTTATGGCGGCGTTGTCTGTGGGAATGCTGTTCGCCGCAGTTCAGAGCTTCAATTCGACAGCGACAAGCACGGGGCTCTCTTCGCTGGCGCTCTACAGTGCAATCACCCTGGTCATCTCCGGTGTTCTGTTTGTCTGGCTCGTATTAATTGACCTGCGGATCGCATTTCAACGTGTCCACCACGACGCCGACGTTCAAAAGTCGATGTCGGCCGTCAACCATTCGCTTGTGGAGCGGCAGAACGCCCAGATTGAGCAGCTCGCGCTCTTGAATCAGGTTGTGGCTACACTCAGCGGCACGCTATCGCCAGACACCCTCGTCGATCACATCATCTCATGCGCATCAGTACTGACTGACGCTACTGGTTACACCATGTATATCAACTGGAGTGACCGCTTCGAGCTTGTTCGCAGTGTCGGACTGCAGGGGGTCCAAATTTCGGCGGTCACCGACCCGTTACTTGTCCAGGTCGCCAACATCGACAAGCAGGAACAGTCCATGCTTGTGATTTCAGACCTTGCGACAGACCCACGCGCCTCGATCTTGCGCGCTAGCAGCGTCCAGAGTCACTTCTCATCGGTAATCGAGCTTCCCCTTACCGCTGGAGGAGAACTGCTAGGGATGATGGGCCTGTATTACCCGCGACGTGTTGCACCGGACGACGCGGGCCTTGAGTTCTTGAAGACGTTTACCACTCAGTCAGCTCAGGCGCTCTATAACGCTCGTCAGTATGTCGCTGCGAATGAGGCGTTTCAGCGCAATGCAGAGCGTCTGATGACGCTCGCAGTTTTGAGTCGGTCGCTCTCTTCGTCGGTCGACGTCAACAGCATGTGCGGCCAGGTACTCGACGAAATGATGGTCGCTACTGGTGCGGGAACCGGTCTCCTTGTACTTCTGGATGACTTCGCCTCCACACCGCAGATCGGGGCAATTCGCGGGCTCCCAGACGATCGTGAGCAGTATGCCGAAGTAATGGTCGCACTTCAAAGGATCGATCCGGCAAGCGGTGCCTATGTTGTCCGCCGTGACACCCACTCTATAGGATTGCCGCCATTCCTGACCGAGAACGCACAGTCAATGCTGATTGTGCCTATGATTCAGTCGAGTTTCCTGTTCGGCGCGATCTGGCTGGAGAGCGTCTCGACAGATGTTTTCGACTCGGAAGATATTCGATTTGTCGAACAGATCAGCAATCAGGCGGTCATAGCCCTCGAGAACGCCCGGCTGTTCCAGCGGCTGGAAGGTGACCGCGAACGGTTGGCGAGATTGCTGGACACAATGGTCGAAGGCATTATGATGATTGACCGCCAGGGCGACGTTGTACTCGCTAATCCGCGGATGACAATTGTTGAACTGCCTGCCGATAACCTGTTGAATACGAATTTCCTGGCGCTGCTTGAGGATACGCGTCTCAATTTCGCCGAAAGAGTAGGTTTTGCGTCTCAGGAAGAAGCGGCCGACTTTGTAATTCACATGGAAGATCATCTCAACGAGCCTGAAGTCAAATCATATACGCTTGAAAATGGCAGTGCTGATCGCTACGTCGAGAGAAAGATCGTGCCCGTTTCGAGCGGAGACAAAGTACTTGGCCTCATGCTGGTCTTTTACGACAGAAGCGACCAGAAAGAACTTGAACGTTCGCGCGAAGAACTCACGAATATGATCGTGCACGATCTTCGCAGCCCATTAACCGCTGTGACGACCAGTCTGCGACTGCTACATGACATGATTCCACACAACAGTCCATACTGGCCTGTCGTCGAATCGACGACTGAGGTCAGCCGGCGAGCTGTCAAGAAGATCCTGAATCGCGTTAACTCCCTGCTAGACATCGCTAAACTGCAAACCGGCGGGCTTTCGGTTACTCGCGAATCGATACCCTTTAAGCGGCTGATCGACGCCGTGGTTGAAGAACTGCAACCGCTTGCCCGCGAAATGCAGATTGAACTCGTCATAACGGGAGATGGTGAATCGCCCACGCTCTCGGTTGATATCGATAAGACTGAGCGCGTACTGCTTAACTTCGTGGACAATGCGCTGAAGTACAGCCCGATGAATACCAGGGTGACGATTCGGTATTACAAGCCAGAAGTAACCGAAGGAGGGACGTTCGTTCGGGTCGATGTCTGCGACCAGGGGCCGGGCATTCCAAATGAGTATAAGGCGCGGCTGTTTGACAGCTTCGTGCAGGTACAGGGGCGCCGGAGCAGTCGTGGCGGGGTAGGGTTGGGGCTGACTTTTGCGAAACTGACGGTTGAGGCCCATGGCGGACGCGTGTGGATCGAAGACAATCAGGGAGGGGGCAGTGTTTTTGCGTTCACCCTCCCGGTCGTCTAG
- a CDS encoding response regulator transcription factor, with product MKVLIVDDEQVIGDALASRLRSDHIEVLTRTNGRDALKAFEIWAPDVVVLDIVMPGEFDGLEVCRRIRDVSDVPVMMMSAQAITENDIVEGLTAGADEYLVKPVRLNEFAARVQAMLRRAAPTTADYDDGYLSIDPQRRHVRVQGKRVHLTPTEFKLLIVLLENSGRVVHQRDLLEQVWGHEYVDDQYYPRVYISQLRRKVEPDASRPIYILTEHRIGYRFEKQTPK from the coding sequence ATGAAGGTCTTGATCGTAGACGATGAACAGGTGATCGGCGATGCGCTTGCCAGCAGGCTGCGCTCTGATCATATCGAGGTGTTGACCCGCACCAACGGGCGTGACGCCCTAAAGGCTTTCGAAATCTGGGCCCCTGATGTTGTTGTGCTTGACATTGTGATGCCAGGCGAATTCGACGGGCTGGAGGTCTGCCGGCGAATCCGAGATGTCTCAGACGTGCCGGTGATGATGATGTCGGCGCAGGCTATTACGGAAAACGATATTGTCGAGGGGCTGACAGCAGGCGCGGACGAGTATCTCGTCAAACCGGTCAGGCTCAATGAGTTTGCGGCTCGTGTTCAGGCCATGCTTAGGCGTGCCGCCCCGACGACCGCCGATTACGACGATGGGTACCTAAGTATTGATCCGCAGCGCCGGCATGTCCGGGTTCAGGGCAAACGAGTTCACCTGACCCCGACCGAGTTTAAGCTTCTTATTGTTCTTCTGGAGAATTCTGGTCGGGTCGTTCACCAGCGCGATCTTCTGGAACAGGTCTGGGGACATGAATATGTGGACGACCAGTACTATCCGCGCGTCTACATCAGCCAACTGCGCCGTAAGGTCGAGCCGGACGCCAGTCGGCCAATCTATATCCTGACTGAGCATAGAATTGGTTACCGATTTGAGAAGCAGACTCCCAAATAG
- a CDS encoding PKD domain-containing protein, protein MASRRLVLFTLLLLTSLMLASCNLSGEPEQEITLTNVPTSTPTLSQPSTLGVPTGVQVTTLPILTPGVFPTSIAFIPPTALGVIPSVTPSTISIVILSPISGNVVSNNVQVLGSAIHPNFLQYQLEYGPEPNFNNLWYTIGAPRQSTVLNGVLGIWSTNTIPDGLYQLRLRVYLRDGSNPQTVVNNIRVQNSAPTAVPTPTNSIPRPIAAFSQDRTSGEAPLVVRFTNRSTGQVSGYGWNFGDGSSSAEINPVHVFRSAGEFEVKLTVVGPGGQSNVSQIVTVNVNPPVALYDQNVASGPSPLSVQFTDRSTGNITDYRWDFGDGTTSNERSPRHVFTVQGTYNISLRVRGPGGTGRAFSVVTVSNPQVNPPVANFTPLNTGGNAPLGIQFTDTSTGQVTSRLWEFGDGTTSTDQNPIHQFASPGSYSVRLTVSGPGGTASQVGTVTVNRAPEAPNASFTANPTSGDAALVVRFTNTTTGDVTGYRWSFGDGTATDTSQSPTHTFALPGTYRVVLTALGQNGLQDIAEVEVSVTQPLAPPVADFSAVPTEGSAPLDVQFTNLSSGDQITSNWNFGDGQTQQTNESAVVHRFEQNGTYTVTLSVSGPGGPTSTKTGTITVTDRVQAAFEYGTLTDPPGLGVAFQDRSTGQIVSWAWNFGDGTTSTDQNPTHTFAAGGTYAVSLLVTGTDGVTSSVAQDVSVSEPLPDAPIANFTVTIDGLRADFKDASIGDVVTWTWDFGDGAASNEANPSHDYAVAGTYSVRLIVENIGGSTEITQDVTVSAPPPPAPVASFAFAVNNLDAQFTDTSTGQIDSWFWEFDDGTSSSNPSPSHTFPSGGTYSVRLTVANAGGSNQSSQEVTVEALPDAPVASFTIAVDNLNVQFTDTSQGTGITSWFWDFGDGTSSDTQNPAHSYGVGGTYVVSLTVTNVTSSATTSQPVTVAPALPPPPTSRFSFIVNNLSVQFTDESIGEAITAWTWDFGDGTSSTEQNPSHDYAAGGTYRVRLVVENAGGSDRRGEDVTVNAPLPDAPVSAFTFTVNNLDVQFSDLSSGLIDSYAWDFGDGTTSTQQSPAHTYPAAGTYTATLTVSNTGGSNATSQQVTVSAPLPTAPVAGFTFSATDLNVQFSDLSSGQIDSWSWDFGDGQFSGEQFPFHTYPAAGTYTATLTVSNAGGSNATSQQVTVNAPLPTAPVAGFTFSATDLNVQFSDLSSGQIDSWSWDFGDGQFSGEQFPFHTYPAAGTYTATLTVSNTGGSNATSQQVTVNAPLPTAPVAGFTFSATDLNVQFSDLSSGQIDSWSWDFGDGQFSGEQFPFHTYPAAGTYTATLTVSNVGGSNATSQQVTVNAPLPTAPVAGFTFSATDLQVQFTDTSTGSGISAWQWDFGDGQFSNEQFPFHTYPAAGAYNVTLSVSNAGGSNATTQQVIVKSSLPELPVADFSFSANELEVTFTDASSGEITDYLWEFGDGGTSAEANPVYSYGSAGTYTARLTVSNAAGSSSAEYDVAVESAPVEDSIADTTPVMPDINGLAGQLSGIFNSGGNNANVFAVIGDRSVSSGLFLVPFGDGIYELSDSGSNVEGVIQFYLAGDAGGVNSFSRVGSAVFADGLAANFAYDAGGCGDTVVACELDAINPAVTVISLGYRDARNGSNPDDFRSALQAIVDTVVNRGSIPVLLTPYTRPGEEAQIRDFAEIVIEVAAANDVPVLNVWRMVNDLSEGMSGNDLSVAGAGPDRLGDNQISRFGENARNFYALDVLRRILAVVGAL, encoded by the coding sequence ATGGCTAGCCGAAGGTTGGTGTTGTTCACCTTACTCTTGTTGACCAGCCTTATGCTCGCGTCGTGTAACCTTTCGGGCGAGCCGGAACAGGAAATAACACTCACTAACGTTCCTACGAGCACACCTACCCTGTCTCAACCGTCGACCTTAGGGGTACCAACAGGCGTGCAGGTAACAACGCTTCCAATTCTTACCCCAGGTGTGTTCCCAACTTCGATTGCCTTTATCCCTCCGACAGCGCTGGGAGTCATCCCTTCAGTAACGCCGTCCACTATCAGTATCGTAATTCTATCCCCAATTTCGGGAAATGTTGTATCAAATAACGTTCAGGTTTTGGGATCGGCCATCCATCCAAATTTCCTCCAATACCAGCTGGAATATGGGCCGGAGCCGAACTTCAATAACCTGTGGTACACCATAGGCGCCCCGCGTCAGAGCACTGTGTTGAACGGTGTACTGGGGATCTGGTCGACGAACACAATCCCAGACGGATTGTATCAGCTTCGCCTTCGCGTCTACTTGCGCGACGGTAGCAATCCACAGACAGTCGTCAACAACATCCGAGTTCAGAACTCCGCGCCGACCGCTGTCCCTACCCCGACAAATTCGATCCCGCGCCCGATTGCAGCCTTCTCTCAAGATCGCACTAGTGGCGAGGCCCCACTTGTCGTGAGATTCACCAATCGGTCAACCGGCCAGGTGAGCGGTTACGGCTGGAACTTTGGCGATGGCAGCAGCAGCGCAGAGATCAACCCTGTCCATGTGTTCCGTTCGGCGGGCGAATTTGAAGTCAAGTTGACGGTCGTTGGCCCGGGCGGTCAGTCAAACGTTTCGCAGATCGTCACTGTAAATGTTAACCCGCCGGTGGCTCTATACGATCAAAATGTCGCGAGCGGGCCGTCCCCGCTCTCGGTGCAGTTCACAGACCGCTCGACAGGAAATATCACCGACTATCGCTGGGATTTTGGCGATGGTACGACGTCAAATGAACGCAGTCCGCGGCATGTATTTACCGTTCAGGGTACATACAATATCTCCCTGCGTGTCCGGGGCCCGGGCGGTACGGGGCGCGCATTCAGCGTCGTCACGGTCAGCAACCCGCAGGTAAATCCCCCAGTCGCCAATTTCACACCACTGAATACGGGTGGAAATGCACCGTTGGGTATTCAGTTTACCGATACGTCGACCGGGCAGGTAACCTCGCGCCTGTGGGAATTTGGCGATGGGACGACGAGTACTGATCAGAACCCGATTCATCAGTTCGCAAGTCCTGGCAGCTATTCCGTGAGACTTACGGTAAGCGGCCCAGGCGGTACGGCCAGTCAGGTGGGCACGGTTACAGTTAACCGCGCACCTGAGGCTCCGAATGCCTCATTTACCGCCAACCCGACATCTGGCGATGCCGCACTGGTCGTTAGGTTCACGAACACGACAACAGGAGATGTTACTGGCTATCGCTGGAGCTTTGGCGACGGCACCGCAACAGACACATCACAGTCACCAACGCATACCTTTGCTCTGCCTGGTACCTACCGCGTAGTCCTCACGGCATTGGGTCAAAACGGGCTGCAGGACATTGCAGAAGTCGAAGTCAGCGTGACTCAGCCTCTTGCGCCCCCGGTTGCGGATTTCAGTGCTGTTCCTACAGAAGGCTCTGCGCCGCTTGACGTGCAATTCACGAACCTGTCTTCAGGCGATCAGATCACGTCGAACTGGAATTTCGGGGACGGCCAGACTCAGCAAACGAACGAGTCAGCAGTGGTGCATCGTTTCGAACAGAACGGCACATATACAGTCACGCTTTCTGTCAGTGGCCCGGGTGGTCCAACCAGCACCAAGACTGGCACCATCACTGTAACTGATAGGGTACAAGCCGCCTTCGAATATGGCACGCTCACCGATCCGCCGGGTCTTGGAGTAGCCTTCCAGGATCGCTCGACTGGGCAAATTGTCTCGTGGGCCTGGAACTTCGGTGACGGAACCACTTCGACCGATCAGAACCCAACGCATACTTTTGCGGCAGGTGGAACATACGCAGTCTCCCTGCTCGTAACTGGAACCGATGGCGTCACCAGCAGTGTGGCGCAGGACGTTTCTGTGTCTGAACCGCTACCTGATGCCCCGATTGCCAATTTCACTGTGACGATTGACGGCCTGCGGGCAGACTTCAAAGATGCGTCCATCGGTGACGTCGTAACCTGGACATGGGACTTCGGAGACGGCGCTGCAAGTAACGAAGCGAATCCGTCGCATGACTATGCGGTCGCTGGAACATACAGTGTCCGCCTGATCGTAGAGAATATCGGGGGTTCTACCGAAATCACACAAGATGTAACGGTTTCGGCGCCGCCGCCGCCCGCGCCAGTCGCTTCGTTTGCTTTCGCGGTCAACAACCTGGACGCGCAATTTACTGACACATCAACAGGCCAGATCGACTCGTGGTTCTGGGAATTTGACGATGGCACAAGTAGTTCTAATCCCAGTCCATCGCATACCTTCCCGTCTGGTGGTACATATAGCGTCCGCCTGACCGTCGCCAATGCTGGGGGAAGCAATCAGTCCAGCCAGGAAGTGACTGTTGAAGCGCTGCCGGATGCTCCGGTTGCCTCATTCACAATTGCAGTCGACAATCTGAATGTCCAATTCACAGACACATCGCAGGGCACAGGCATAACGTCCTGGTTCTGGGATTTCGGCGATGGCACATCCAGCGACACGCAAAATCCTGCGCACAGCTACGGCGTAGGCGGGACATATGTCGTGAGCCTTACGGTGACAAATGTCACGTCGTCAGCGACAACCAGCCAACCTGTCACCGTTGCACCTGCACTTCCGCCGCCACCTACCTCGCGATTCTCGTTCATCGTTAACAACCTGAGCGTTCAATTCACTGATGAGTCTATTGGCGAAGCCATCACGGCTTGGACCTGGGATTTTGGTGATGGGACGAGCAGTACAGAACAGAACCCGAGCCATGACTACGCGGCAGGCGGCACATATCGCGTCCGTCTGGTTGTTGAAAACGCCGGGGGAAGTGATCGACGCGGCGAAGACGTTACAGTGAATGCGCCGCTTCCGGATGCGCCAGTCTCTGCGTTTACGTTCACGGTCAATAACCTGGATGTCCAGTTCAGTGACCTCTCCAGCGGCTTGATCGACTCGTACGCATGGGATTTCGGTGACGGGACTACCAGCACGCAGCAGAGCCCAGCACACACCTACCCTGCCGCCGGAACCTACACTGCAACACTGACCGTGAGCAATACGGGCGGCTCGAATGCCACGTCACAGCAGGTGACCGTGAGCGCGCCGCTGCCAACAGCGCCAGTTGCAGGGTTCACCTTCTCGGCAACCGATCTCAACGTGCAGTTCAGTGACCTGTCGAGCGGCCAGATCGACTCGTGGTCATGGGACTTTGGCGATGGCCAGTTCAGCGGCGAACAGTTCCCGTTCCACACTTACCCCGCCGCCGGAACCTACACTGCAACACTGACCGTGAGCAATGCGGGTGGCTCGAACGCAACATCACAGCAGGTGACCGTCAACGCGCCGCTGCCAACAGCGCCGGTTGCAGGGTTCACCTTCTCGGCAACCGATCTCAACGTGCAGTTCAGTGACCTGTCGAGCGGCCAGATCGACTCGTGGTCATGGGACTTTGGCGATGGCCAGTTCAGCGGCGAACAGTTCCCGTTCCACACTTACCCCGCCGCCGGAACCTACACTGCAACACTGACCGTGAGCAATACGGGCGGCTCGAACGCAACATCACAGCAGGTGACCGTCAACGCGCCGCTGCCAACAGCGCCGGTTGCAGGGTTCACCTTCTCGGCAACCGACCTCAACGTGCAGTTCAGTGACCTGTCGAGCGGCCAGATCGACTCGTGGTCATGGGACTTTGGCGATGGCCAGTTCAGCGGCGAACAGTTCCCGTTCCACACCTACCCCGCCGCCGGAACCTACACTGCAACACTGACCGTGAGCAATGTGGGTGGCTCGAACGCAACATCGCAGCAGGTGACCGTCAACGCGCCGCTGCCAACAGCGCCGGTTGCAGGGTTCACCTTCTCAGCGACGGATCTACAGGTTCAATTTACGGATACATCGACGGGCAGTGGTATCTCTGCCTGGCAATGGGACTTTGGCGACGGTCAGTTCAGTAACGAACAGTTCCCGTTCCATACCTACCCTGCCGCCGGAGCGTACAATGTGACCCTGTCGGTCAGCAATGCGGGTGGCTCCAACGCAACTACGCAGCAGGTGATCGTTAAGTCATCGCTCCCAGAACTCCCAGTCGCAGATTTCAGCTTTAGTGCCAACGAGCTTGAAGTGACCTTTACCGACGCATCCTCAGGTGAGATCACCGATTACCTGTGGGAGTTCGGCGATGGTGGCACTAGCGCTGAAGCCAATCCAGTTTATAGCTACGGGAGTGCTGGTACCTATACCGCGCGCTTGACTGTATCGAATGCTGCTGGCTCGTCGTCTGCCGAGTATGATGTAGCGGTCGAATCCGCGCCAGTGGAAGACAGTATCGCGGACACGACGCCGGTAATGCCTGACATCAATGGCCTTGCTGGGCAGTTGTCCGGGATCTTCAATAGCGGTGGAAACAACGCAAATGTCTTCGCGGTCATCGGAGATCGTTCCGTTTCGTCAGGATTGTTCCTTGTGCCGTTCGGGGACGGAATCTACGAACTCAGCGACAGCGGATCGAACGTTGAAGGTGTTATTCAGTTCTATCTTGCAGGTGACGCAGGAGGTGTGAACAGCTTCTCACGCGTGGGTTCGGCTGTCTTTGCCGATGGCTTGGCGGCGAACTTCGCTTACGACGCGGGCGGCTGCGGTGACACAGTAGTGGCCTGTGAGCTTGATGCGATCAATCCTGCCGTTACTGTCATTAGTCTCGGATATCGCGACGCACGGAACGGTAGCAACCCTGACGACTTCCGAAGCGCTCTCCAGGCTATCGTTGATACCGTGGTCAATCGCGGAAGTATCCCGGTCCTGCTGACCCCTTACACCCGCCCGGGCGAAGAGGCGCAGATCCGCGACTTTGCCGAGATCGTCATCGAAGTAGCGGCCGCGAACGACGTGCCAGTGCTGAATGTCTGGCGCATGGTTAACGACCTGAGTGAGGGGATGTCGGGAAACGACCTGAGCGTTGCGGGTGCTGGTCCGGATCGCCTGGGTGACAATCAGATTTCACGGTTTGGCGAGAATGCACGCAACTTCTACGCTCTGGATGTGCTGCGCCGGATCCTTGCGGTTGTAGGGGCGCTCTAG